A genomic window from Vigna radiata var. radiata cultivar VC1973A chromosome 2, Vradiata_ver6, whole genome shotgun sequence includes:
- the LOC106755688 gene encoding senescence-specific cysteine protease SAG39-like: MSSFSQNNHLLLLLLLFTVWTCHVMSRRLPQATSSERHENWMAQYGKVYKDAAEKEKRFQIFKNNVQFIESFNAAGDKSFNLSINQFADLHNEEFKALLNNGQKNANRVGTVTETSFRYDNITKVPASMDWRKRGAVTPIKDQGGCGSCWAFSTVATIEGLHQITTGELVSLSEQELVDCVKGKSEGCKGGFMEDAFEFVAKKGGLATEEYYPYRESNKTCKVKKEGHGVAEIKGYENVTANSEKALLKAVAHQPVSVYINGGDSAFQFYSSGIFTGKCGTNLNHAVAVVGYGKARGAGKYWLVKNSWGTEWGEKGYMRMKRDIRAKEGLCGIAMNAAYPIA; the protein is encoded by the exons ATGAGTTCATTTAGCCAAAACAACCATCTTTTACTTCTGCTCCTTCTTTTCACTGTGTGGACATGCCATGTAATGTCTCGCAGGTTGCCTCAGGCAACCTCGTCAGAGAGACATGAGAACTGGATGGCACAGTATGGTAAGGTTTACAAGGATGCTGCTGAGAAAGAAAAACGTTTCCAAATATTCAAGAACAATGTGCAGTTCATTGAATCTTTCAATGCTGCTGGGGACAAATCTTTCAACCTTAGCATCAACCAATTTGCAGACCTACATAATGAAGAGTTTAAGGCATTACTAAATAATGGTCAGAAGAATGCAAATAGGGTTGGGACAGTAACAGAAACATCGTTTAGGTATGACAATATAACTAAGGTTCCTGCTAGCATGGACTGGAGGAAAAGAGGTGCTGTTACTCCAATCAAGGACCAAGGCGGATGTG GTAGTTGCTGGGCGTTTTCAACTGTGGCTACGATCGAGGGTCTCCACCAAATAACTACAGGTGAACTGGTGTCCCTATCAGAACAAGAACTGGTGGATTGTGTTAAAGGAAAGAGTGAAGGATGCAAAGGTGGTTTTATGGAGGATGCCTTTGAATTTGTTGCGAAGAAAGGAGGATTAGCAACTGAAGAATATTACCCCTACAGGGAAAGCAATAAGACTTGTAAAGTCAAGAAGGAAGGTCATGGTGTTGCTGAGATTAAAGGGTATGAGAATGTTACTGCTAACAGTGAAAAAGCACTGCTGAAAGCCGTGGCACATCAACCAGTATCAGTCTATATTAACGGCGGAGATTCTGCTTTCCAATTCTACTCAAGTGGGATATTTACAGGGAAGTGTGGAACTAATCTAAACCATGCTGTTGCAGTAGTTGGTTATGGGAAAGCTCGTGGTGCTGGTAAGTATTGGCTAGTAAAGAATTCATGGGGAACTGAATGGGGTGAGAAAGGGTACATGAGGATGAAGAGAGATATACGTGCCAAGGAAGGTTTATGTGGAATTGCTATGAATGCTGCTTATCCTATTGCTTAG